The Candidatus Korarchaeota archaeon NZ13-K genome has a segment encoding these proteins:
- the cooS gene encoding anaerobic carbon-monoxide dehydrogenase catalytic subunit, which translates to MEKAERDGVETAWHRYLAQQPQCGFGLLGVCCRNCNMGPCRIDPFGYGPSKGICGASADTIVARNLMRALAAGAAAHSDHARDIVEVFRGIIDGWAKDYGITDEGKLINMAKALGIETEGKGIMEIAKEVVEIAEMEFGKPGNEPLRFLNAYAPEKRKRLWERLGMTPRAIDREVTEIMHRTHMGVDADPLNLIAQGIRAALADGWSGSMMATLFSDVMFGTPKPIKVWANLGVLREDAVNIMVHGHNPLLSMKIVEAAKDPELVELARSLGAEGGINVVGMCCTGNEVLMRLGIPIAGNFLQQELAIITGALEAVVVDYQCIMPSLVDVASCYHTKVITTEPKTKIPGAIHVEFDKARAEESAKKIVRMAVENFKNRMRERVLIPKEKMEAVVGFSVEAILSALGGTLEPLAEALRSGKIKGIAGIVGCTNPKVRHDSSHVTITKELIANDILVVGTGCWAIAMSKHGLFKPEAAELAGPGLREVCKALGIPPALHMGSCVDCSRMLVALAALADHLGVDISDLPAAGSAPEWYSEKAVSIGTYFVASGLLVHLGTVPPVLGAPKVVEILTRGAEDLVGGKFLVETDPQKAARAIIDHIMEKRRRLGWPE; encoded by the coding sequence AGTGCGGCTTTGGGCTCCTCGGTGTATGCTGCAGGAACTGCAACATGGGACCCTGCAGGATAGACCCGTTCGGCTACGGTCCCAGCAAGGGGATATGCGGGGCCAGCGCGGACACCATAGTCGCCAGGAACCTGATGAGGGCCCTGGCGGCCGGGGCGGCCGCGCACAGCGATCACGCTAGGGATATTGTTGAGGTCTTCAGGGGAATCATAGACGGCTGGGCCAAGGACTACGGAATAACGGATGAGGGGAAGCTGATCAACATGGCCAAGGCCCTTGGAATAGAGACCGAGGGTAAGGGGATAATGGAGATAGCCAAGGAGGTTGTTGAGATAGCAGAGATGGAGTTCGGAAAGCCAGGGAACGAGCCACTCAGGTTTCTCAATGCCTACGCCCCGGAGAAGAGGAAGAGGCTGTGGGAGAGGCTCGGCATGACCCCGAGGGCCATAGACAGGGAGGTCACGGAGATAATGCACAGGACCCACATGGGGGTTGACGCCGATCCCCTCAACCTGATAGCCCAGGGGATCAGGGCCGCCCTGGCCGACGGATGGAGCGGCTCCATGATGGCCACCCTATTCAGTGACGTGATGTTCGGCACCCCGAAGCCGATAAAAGTGTGGGCCAATCTCGGGGTGCTCAGGGAGGATGCGGTCAACATAATGGTTCACGGTCACAATCCCCTGCTCTCCATGAAGATAGTGGAGGCCGCTAAGGACCCTGAGTTGGTGGAGCTGGCCAGGAGCCTCGGCGCCGAGGGCGGTATAAACGTGGTGGGGATGTGCTGCACCGGGAACGAGGTGCTCATGAGACTCGGGATACCCATAGCCGGAAACTTCCTCCAGCAGGAGCTGGCGATCATAACGGGGGCTCTGGAGGCCGTTGTCGTTGATTACCAATGCATAATGCCATCCCTGGTTGACGTGGCCTCGTGCTACCACACTAAGGTGATAACGACGGAGCCCAAGACCAAGATACCGGGGGCCATCCACGTGGAGTTCGACAAGGCCAGGGCCGAGGAGAGCGCGAAGAAGATAGTGAGAATGGCCGTCGAGAACTTCAAGAACAGGATGAGGGAGAGGGTGCTCATACCGAAGGAGAAGATGGAGGCCGTGGTCGGCTTCAGCGTGGAGGCGATACTCTCGGCCCTGGGAGGGACGCTGGAGCCCCTGGCTGAGGCCCTGAGGAGCGGTAAGATAAAGGGGATCGCCGGGATAGTTGGCTGCACCAACCCGAAGGTCAGGCACGACAGCTCACATGTCACGATAACAAAGGAGCTGATAGCGAATGACATATTGGTTGTCGGCACGGGATGCTGGGCCATAGCGATGAGCAAGCACGGTCTCTTCAAACCGGAGGCTGCGGAGCTGGCTGGTCCCGGCCTGAGGGAGGTCTGCAAGGCGCTAGGCATACCCCCCGCCCTTCACATGGGGAGCTGCGTCGATTGCAGCAGGATGCTGGTAGCCCTAGCGGCGCTGGCTGATCATCTGGGAGTCGATATAAGTGATCTCCCGGCAGCGGGCTCCGCTCCCGAGTGGTACAGCGAGAAGGCCGTGTCCATAGGGACCTACTTCGTGGCAAGCGGGCTACTAGTACATCTGGGCACTGTGCCTCCGGTGCTGGGAGCGCCTAAGGTGGTGGAGATCCTCACTAGGGGAGCTGAGGACCTAGTTGGAGGTAAGTTCCTCGTCGAGACGGACCCGCAGAAGGCTGCGAGGGCAATCATTGATCACATAATGGAGAAGAGGAGGAGGTTGGGCTGGCCGGAGTGA